From the genome of Polypterus senegalus isolate Bchr_013 chromosome 8, ASM1683550v1, whole genome shotgun sequence:
aaatgtgttttttgtattacattgctttatatttatatatatatatatatatatatatatatatatatatatatatatacacacatacacacacacacacacacgtttaacATGCAACAGATTAATAATCACACAAGTTCTCACCTTAAGGCGATGCTCCAGTAATTCTATTTctaatgttgctttttttatgGATAGTCTTTTCGCCTCCATTTGAAGCTGTATAAGGTCCATCTCCATGtcactttttcttatttgtttttgaagATGGACCTTATACAGCTCCTTTGCTGGCAACTAGGaagccaaaaataattaaatgaatgagaTTCTGTCagacaataacattaaaatatggaCAAATGCATATAAATTCTTACACTGCTTAGATCGTGCACTGAGGTTGAAGGACCGTCATCTGTGGGCAAATCCCCAGGTATGTACTGTGAAAGGACAATGACAGTTTGTTACTCTAATGTAAAAATGGGGCATGCATTATAATGGTATGCATCATACCTCAGTGGATCCACCAGCATTGTCCACTTCTGTCACAGCAGATGTGGTCTCTTCATCGTCATCTTCAACCTATAGAGGAAATATGCAAGTATACATTatctggtaaaaagaaaaaaaatatctaaaagcaACTAAAGGTACCTGACAACAAAACACTTAC
Proteins encoded in this window:
- the LOC120533557 gene encoding uncharacterized protein LOC120533557 isoform X2, with product MVKYTDRGIVLLDPTERTQSVTAVEDDDEETTSAVTEVDNAGGSTEYIPGDLPTDDGPSTSVHDLSSLPAKELYKVHLQKQIRKSDMEMDLIQLQMEAKRLSIKKATLEIELLEHRLKEIKK
- the LOC120533557 gene encoding GDNF-inducible zinc finger protein 1-like isoform X1, giving the protein MGSLQRHTRLHTGEKPYCCNECDTDRGIVLLDPTERTQSVTAVEDDDEETTSAVTEVDNAGGSTEYIPGDLPTDDGPSTSVHDLSSLPAKELYKVHLQKQIRKSDMEMDLIQLQMEAKRLSIKKATLEIELLEHRLKEIKK